The following coding sequences lie in one Bacteroidota bacterium genomic window:
- a CDS encoding 30S ribosomal protein THX, with protein MGKGDPKTKRGKIFKGSFGKHRLARKPKEEVIVVKKKEKVVEEVIEKEVIEVVKEKKAPVKKAAPKKETTEKVEPKAEKAAEVEKAPAKKAPAKKAEPKAEKEEKASVKKAAAKKAPAKKAAAKKEDKKEE; from the coding sequence ATGGGTAAAGGTGATCCTAAAACAAAAAGAGGTAAAATTTTCAAAGGTAGTTTTGGCAAACATCGTTTAGCAAGAAAGCCAAAAGAAGAGGTAATCGTTGTCAAAAAGAAAGAGAAAGTTGTCGAGGAAGTTATTGAAAAAGAGGTTATTGAGGTAGTTAAGGAAAAGAAAGCTCCTGTAAAAAAAGCAGCACCTAAAAAGGAAACCACTGAAAAAGTTGAGCCCAAAGCAGAAAAAGCAGCAGAAGTAGAAAAAGCCCCTGCTAAGAAAGCTCCTGCAAAAAAAGCTGAGCCAAAAGCTGAAAAAGAGGAGAAAGCTTCTGTAAAGAAAGCAGCAGCAAAAAAAGCTCCTGCTAAAAAAGCTGCAGCGAAGAAAGAAGATAAAAAAGAAGAATAA
- a CDS encoding cytochrome b5, giving the protein MPEYTRGELALRNGQDMDEIWLAFKSLIYDASQSRYWKKGFHYEHWAGQDLTDELKDAPHTIQVFERLTIVGKLLK; this is encoded by the coding sequence ATTCCTGAATATACTCGAGGTGAATTAGCATTGCGTAATGGACAGGATATGGATGAAATTTGGCTGGCTTTTAAATCGTTGATATATGATGCAAGCCAAAGCAGGTATTGGAAGAAAGGCTTTCATTATGAACACTGGGCAGGACAGGATTTGACCGATGAATTAAAAGATGCCCCGCATACTATACAAGTATTTGAGAGATTAACAATTGTTGGAAAATTATTAAAGTAA
- a CDS encoding aspartate-semialdehyde dehydrogenase produces the protein MRLAVIGAKGIVGQKMLQIIHERGIQYDHLLVAASDSSIGDEIFVEGKKYELISVQDVLNQKPDIALFSAGGAASKDWAVKFADSGCYVIDNSSCWRMHENIPLVVPEINGYTITSSHKIIANPNCSTIQLVAVLNPLHIAFQLKRVVVSTYQSVSGSGINGINQLMREREGDFEFKIYPHQIDLNVLPHGGDFLENGYTSEEMKLLDESRKILGIPELNLTSTVVRVPVIGGHSESVTIEFEKEFKLEDVSRLLSSTDGIVVEDDVQHNIYPMPVNAYEKDDIFVGRIRLDLCQPKTLNLWIVSDNVRKGAATNAVQILEYLLNNKIVS, from the coding sequence AAGGAATAGTAGGGCAGAAAATGCTTCAAATTATCCATGAAAGAGGGATTCAATATGACCATCTTTTGGTTGCAGCATCAGACTCCTCAATTGGAGATGAGATTTTTGTAGAGGGAAAGAAGTACGAATTAATTAGTGTTCAAGATGTTTTGAACCAAAAACCTGATATTGCTTTGTTTTCAGCTGGTGGAGCAGCTTCTAAAGACTGGGCTGTGAAATTCGCAGATTCTGGATGTTATGTTATTGATAATTCATCTTGTTGGCGCATGCATGAAAATATTCCTTTGGTTGTACCTGAAATAAATGGCTATACAATTACAAGTAGTCATAAAATAATCGCTAATCCAAACTGTTCAACAATACAACTAGTGGCTGTTTTAAATCCACTACACATTGCTTTTCAATTGAAAAGAGTGGTTGTTTCAACCTATCAGTCTGTTTCCGGATCTGGCATCAATGGGATTAATCAATTGATGAGAGAACGAGAAGGCGATTTTGAATTTAAAATATACCCTCATCAAATCGATCTGAATGTATTGCCTCATGGAGGTGATTTTCTTGAAAATGGTTACACTTCTGAAGAAATGAAATTACTGGATGAATCCAGGAAAATACTTGGTATCCCAGAATTAAATTTAACCAGTACAGTTGTTCGTGTCCCTGTTATTGGTGGTCATTCTGAAAGTGTGACTATTGAATTTGAAAAGGAATTCAAATTGGAAGATGTAAGCAGATTGTTGTCTTCAACTGACGGAATTGTTGTTGAGGATGACGTTCAGCATAACATTTACCCAATGCCTGTTAATGCTTATGAAAAAGACGACATATTTGTGGGTAGAATCAGGCTAGATTTATGTCAGCCCAAAACCTTGAATTTGTGGATTGTTTCTGATAATGTGCGAAAAGGAGCAGCTACGAATGCTGTACAAATTTTAGAATACTTGTTAAACAATAAAATCGTTTCGTGA